One stretch of Armatimonadota bacterium DNA includes these proteins:
- a CDS encoding sigma-54 dependent transcriptional regulator, whose protein sequence is MRAAAITSAAESFASPLRGLNVLLVDGGQGLLGAVGARLEQEGASVRVGREMDPGGAHVVVTADPKAVPELVAAFPGCPVLVVHPTGTVEEAVAAVRHGALDFLTGPGWEERLFVRVLELAQDRRLREERARLQADLARAYRFDGVVGTSPAMLEVLRVASIVAPTDATVLLVGESGTGKELVARSIHLQSRRASGPLVVMHCGAIPETLLETEIFGHEKGAYTHALSSRPGKFEQAHGGTIFLDEVGEMSPRMQVKLLRVLQERVVERVGGTRPIKVDCRVVAATNRDLHRMVQEGIFREDLYYRLNVVTLRLPPLRERMEDVPLLAEFFVQKYRKQTGKPVRGLREAALRKLLEYSWPGNVRELEAVIHRAVILTQDEWIGAADIRLDGAA, encoded by the coding sequence CTTAAACGTCCTCTTGGTGGACGGCGGACAGGGCCTGCTGGGAGCCGTGGGGGCCCGGCTCGAGCAGGAGGGGGCGAGCGTCCGGGTGGGCCGGGAGATGGATCCGGGCGGGGCTCACGTGGTGGTCACCGCGGATCCGAAGGCCGTCCCGGAACTGGTGGCCGCCTTCCCGGGTTGCCCGGTGCTCGTGGTGCACCCCACGGGCACCGTGGAGGAGGCGGTCGCCGCGGTGCGCCACGGCGCCCTGGACTTCCTCACGGGGCCCGGGTGGGAGGAGCGGCTTTTCGTCCGGGTGCTGGAGTTGGCGCAGGACCGGCGGCTGCGGGAGGAGCGGGCCCGGTTGCAGGCGGACCTAGCCCGGGCGTACCGGTTCGACGGGGTGGTGGGGACGAGCCCCGCCATGCTGGAGGTCCTGCGGGTGGCCTCCATCGTGGCGCCCACGGACGCCACGGTGCTGCTGGTGGGGGAGAGCGGCACGGGGAAGGAGCTGGTGGCCCGGTCCATCCACCTGCAGAGCCGCCGGGCCAGCGGGCCGCTCGTGGTGATGCACTGCGGCGCCATTCCCGAGACCCTGCTGGAGACGGAGATCTTCGGCCACGAGAAGGGTGCCTACACGCACGCGCTCTCTTCCCGGCCGGGGAAGTTCGAGCAGGCCCACGGGGGCACCATCTTCCTGGACGAGGTGGGCGAGATGTCGCCCCGCATGCAGGTGAAGCTGCTGCGGGTGCTGCAGGAGCGGGTGGTGGAGCGGGTGGGCGGTACCCGGCCCATCAAGGTGGACTGCCGGGTGGTGGCGGCCACCAACCGGGACCTGCACCGGATGGTGCAGGAGGGGATCTTCCGGGAAGATCTGTACTACCGGCTCAACGTGGTGACCCTGCGGCTTCCGCCTCTCCGGGAGCGGATGGAGGACGTGCCCCTGCTCGCGGAGTTCTTCGTGCAGAAGTATCGCAAGCAGACCGGTAAGCCCGTGCGGGGTCTGCGGGAAGCGGCGCTGCGCAAGCTCCTGGAGTATTCGTGGCCCGGCAACGTGCGGGAGCTGGAGGCGGTGATCCACCGGGCCGTCATCCTGACCCAGGACGAGTGGATCGGCGCCGCGGACATCCGGCTGGACGGGGCCGCCTGA